Proteins found in one Oryza glaberrima chromosome 4, OglaRS2, whole genome shotgun sequence genomic segment:
- the LOC127771249 gene encoding protein LITTLE ZIPPER 4-like → MDRLNAKLYLQNCYIMKENERLRKKALLLNQENQALLTELKQRLAKTKAAAAAAAATKANGNGNMPAGGGRASLPDLNSAPPAHGHDKAVPKSKKTAAK, encoded by the coding sequence ATGGACAGGCTGAACGCGAAGCTGTACCTGCAGAACTGCTACATCATGAAGGAGAACGAGCGGCTGCGCAAGAAGGCGCTGCTGCTGAACCAGGAGAACCAGGCCTTGCTCACCGAGCTCAAGCAGCGGCTCGCCaagacgaaggcggcggcggcggcggcggccgcgaccaAGGCTAACGGCAACGGCAACatgcccgccggcggcggccgcgcgtcCCTCCCCGACCTCAACTCGGCTCCGCCGGCGCACGGCCATGACAAGGCCGTGCCCAAGTCCAAGAAGACGGCCGCCAAGTAA
- the LOC127771248 gene encoding protein SELF-PRUNING-like, which translates to MSRVLEPLVVGKVIGEVIDNFNPTVKMTATYSSNKQVFNGHEFFPSAVVSKPRVEVQGGDLRSFFTLVMTDPDVPGPSDPYLREHLHWIVTDIPGTTDASFGREVVSYESPKPNIGIHRFVLVLFKQKRRQAVTPPSSRDYFSTRRFAADNDLGLPVAAVYFNAQRETAARRR; encoded by the exons ATGTCTAGGGTGCTGGAGCCTCTCGTCGTCGGGAAGGTGATCGGAGAGGTCATCGACAACTTCAACCCCACGGTGAAGATGACGGCGACCTACAGCTCCAACAAGCAGGTGTTCAACGGCCACGAGTTCTTCCCGTCGGCGGTCGTGTCCAAGCCGCGTGTCGAGGTTCAGGGCGGCGACCTGAGGTCTTTCTTCACACTG GTTATGACAGATCCAGACGTGCCAGGGCCTAGTGATCCGTACCTGAGGGAGCACCTCCACTG GATCGTCACTGATATTCCTGGCACCACTGATGCTTCCTTTG GGAGGGAGGTGGTGAGCTACGAGAGCCCGAAGCCCAACATTGGCATCCACAGGTTCGTCCTCGTGCTGTTCAAGCAGAAGCGCCGCCAGGCGGTGACCCCGCCCTCCTCCAGGGACTACTTCAGCAcccgccgcttcgccgccgaCAACGACCTcggcctccccgtcgccgccgtctacTTCAACGCGCAGCGAGAGacggccgctcgccgccgctaa